The Hemiscyllium ocellatum isolate sHemOce1 chromosome 17, sHemOce1.pat.X.cur, whole genome shotgun sequence genome has a segment encoding these proteins:
- the irx6a gene encoding Iroquois homeobox protein 6a has protein sequence MVAQGAVMSFSQFGYPYNTASQFFVSASPGATCCEASSRPVSEGPAQAAVCCPPYENRLLTNARTEINAAAAALGMYSSSPYATAASQGYGNYLAYSTDSSALYSSLNSQYEIKDGTGSLHSGVAAAAATYYPYDHSLGQYQYDRCATMDFSSNSRRKNATRETTSTLKTWLHEHRKNPYPTKGEKIMLAIITKMTLTQVSTWFANARRRLKKENKMTWSPRNKGGDEKKEDSEKKDGDQYSAESGAKEYGDDKELRLSDLEDLDDEESGKVDQDKPPCGLGTRQALVEGSDRNVSPPDNPHTFSCSKGDSSLAPHFLEAISNKPPVSMAGTSLQQRFGTAEKPRIWSLAHTAASNTLVACESGQSRTVRYCAEVRPSQATVNQVDDILSLRDSSHAARILRTSAFNLQTLVATGQLHCASYPALGNCQYTSGTEGFLRHGKSDVGSVEMTETCPLHPEGKLRRAFRPVLKR, from the exons ATGGTGGCACAGGGAGCAGTGATGTCGTTCTCTCAATTTGGATATCCCTACAACACAGCGTCCCAG TTCTTCGTGTCGGCCAGTCCCGGAGCGACGTGCTGCGAAGCCAGCTCCAGACCCGTGAGTGAAGGGCCGGCCCAAGCTGCTGTTTGCTGCCCTCCCTATGAGAACAGATTACTGACCAACGCCAGGACGGAGATTAACGCGGCCGCCGCGGCCCTGGGCATGTACAGCAGCTCTCCCTATGCAACTGCAGCCAGCCAGGGCTACGGGAACTATTTGGCGTACAGTACCGACTCTTCAGCCCTGTACTCCTCCCTG AATTCCCAGTATGAAATTAAAGATGGCACTGGGAGTTTACACTCGGGAGTTGCTGCTGCAGCAGCTACCTACTACCCGTATGACCACTCCTTGGGGCAGTACCAGTATGACAG GTGTGCCACCATGGACTTCAGCAGCAACTCTCGGCGCAAAAACGCGACCCGAGAAACCACCAGCACCCTGAAGACTTGGCTTCACGAGCACCGGAAGAACCCTTACCCCACCAAAGGCGAGAAGATCATGTTGGCCATCATCACCAAGATGACCCTGACTCAAGTCTCCACTTGGTTCGCGAACGCCAGGAGGAGGCTGAAGAAGGAGAACAAGATGACCTGGTCCCCGAGAAACAAAGGGGGGGACGAGAAGAAAGAGGACAGCGAGAAAAAAGACGGGGACCAATACAGTGCGGAGAGCGGGGCGAAAG AATATGGAGATGACAAAGAGTTGAGACTGAGTGATCTGGAGGATTTGGACGATGAGGAATCGGGAAAAGTGGACCAAGACAAGCCCCCATGCGGCCTCGGTACAAGGCAAGCGCTGGTGGAGGGAAGTGACCGTAACGTGTCGCCTCCAGACAATCCGCACACATTCTCCTGCTCGAAGGGTGATTCCAGCCTCGCCCCACACTTTCTCGAAGCCATCAGCAATAAGCCACCAGTTTCTATGGCAGGCACCAGTCTCCAGCAGCGCTTTGGGACAGCAGAGAAGCCGAGGATTTGGTCTCTAGCACACAcagcagcctccaacactctggtGGCTTGTGAGAGCGGCCAGTCGCGGACAGTTCGGTACTGCGCCGAGGTGAGGCCGAGCCAGGCCACGGTCAACCAAGTCGATGATATCCTATCTCTCCGAGACTCTTCACATGCAGCCCGCATTCTGAGAACTTCTGCATTCAATTTACAAACGCTTGTGGCCACTGGTCAGCTGCACTGTGCTTCCTACCCCGCACTAGGCAACTGCCAGTATACATCAGGGACTGAAG GATTTCTGAGGCATGGGAAATCTGACGTGGGATCAGTAGAGATGACGGAAACATGCCCACTGCACCCAGAGGGGAAGCTGAGGAGAGCCTTCAGGCCTGTCCTGAAGAGGTGA